One Nostoc sp. CENA543 genomic window, TTTTGCTGGGGAAATTCTCGATATTGATGGTGTAACTGGAGGATTTAACTTTCAAAGTGCTTGGACAACAGCTTATTTAGCAGGTACAGCTATGGGTATTAGTGATGTTTAGTGATGTCGTATTATTTTAAGTTTGTATTAAGTTTGTAGTGAGGACTTCAGTCCTCAGAATAAGGGCTTAAGCCCTGACTACAAGCCAAATGTTTCTATTCTTTGTGACACTTACATCAGTTCTGATCTATTCATATCTATATTTTCTAGACTTAATCACTTCAATAACATCATCATGACGCTGACCTTCGATGATGTCATTCAAATGAATTTTGCCATCAATATATTGTAAATGTATGCGCCATCCTGATAACTTATCGATATCAGCACGGTAAATTGCCTGTTTAATTCCCTTCACTTTACGCAGTCTAGTTTTAGGAAAAGTTCTAGTTCGATGACATTCATTATCTTCCAATTCAGCCAAAGCTTCTAGAAAATCTATTTTGAGATTATCCGGTAAAATATCCATAGCTTCATGAATGACACCATGCTCATCTAGAAGGGGTTTAATCCGTGACATTAGCTAGAACTAACCTCAATTTCTTGATGTTTGACGCTAAAGTCCTGGTAAAGAGACTCGGCTACAGAATTATAGGCTTTGGAAGCATCTTCAGTATTAACGACTCGGAATAATGTAACTACTGTAGTGTCAAAAATTGGATCATCATCAATAGTCACAATTAATCTGATGTCTTTATCAATGATTAAGGCATAAAGTGAAGAATCATAATCATCACTGAGCTTAATTTCCTTCAATTTAAAAGCTTGTTTATCTAAAAAGGTTTTGTTTTTTGATAGTATTTCAACGTAGCGATTTAATTTCTTAACAATTTTAAACTTTTCTTTATTATTAAATTTCTCTAAATCTCGCTCAAAATCCTTAGTTGATTCGATAAGTGTTTCCATGTAACTGATTCCAGAATTGAAATCTTTCACCAATCTCAAATTTAACGTATAACTAGAGTTTTTAGAAGTATTTAAAGTATATTCATCGGCAGTATCAATGACATTTATAGATTTGCGACTATAGTTAAGTTTGGTAAGTAAATTATATATGGCGATCGCTTTCAGAAATGAGCTTAAATACCCTTGTATTTAGGATAGTTTATCTGTAGCACTCACTTTCTTATGCCAACTAAATTAGCACCACCTTTATTCATCATTCTATTAGGGCTAGGTCTAACTACAATTACTGGATGTTCTAAGGGGATAAATTCAGCCGTTGCCCAAAATTCACCCAAACCAGAACCCCAAATCATCGTCCAACCTGGAGAAGTGCGACCTTTACCTGGGAAATTAGACAACATTCCTGTATTTAATAGCAATAGTCCAGAATGGATTAAAACCGAGGGCATTTTACTTTCTACCTTCCCCACAACTAATAAAAAAACCCCAGCCGCACACCTCAATTTTCCTTTTCAGGGGCGGTTTGATGTCTTTGCTCACCACTATACTCACACCCCCAAAGATTTACAAACTTTATATATAGGAATTATTATTCAGAACCCTGGAAAACAACCTGTAACGGTTGATACCCTACAAGCAGCCAGCTACTTAATGCAGGATGCACCCTTTGTCACCTTACCCCCTTACCGCGAAAACAATGATGGGAAAGTCTACTCCGGGCCAGGGGCGAGGGCTGTGGCTGATGTGCTGCGGGGTGTGCGCCAAGCTGACTTTCCTTCTAAGATAGTCATTCCACCAGGACAAAGCCGGATGTTGTTGAATCATCCCATTCCCGTGCGAAATCTGGAAAGACCTGTCAATGGTCGGTCTAGCTTTATGCGCTTACGAAGTAATGGCAAAGTGTATGCAGCAAGTTTAGCCATGTTCGCTAAGAAAAACGCTGATGGTTCTGACCGCGCCCCAACACTGGCGGAATGGCAAGCTTTACTTAATAACGGTAACTTTGCCGGGCCAAGGGATAAAACTCCTACACCTCCCGACGCTACTAGTGGGGCATTAATTTATGGACGGGTGGCTGGTGTTTCTCAAGGTTCGCAATGGAAAGCAAACTTAGTAGATAACCCCCAAGCCACTACTCTTTCCATTCCGCAACCAGGAAAAGGGATTTCTTACCCCCTAGTTACTTTGCGGGGTGGTCGGTTGGGTACTGGACAAAACCAAACCGCCAAATTGCTGGTACGGTATCCTGATACAGCCTATGAAGCGCATGGTAATTATGGCGTGGAATATAATCTCAGTTTGCCTTTAAAGAACAATACCAATCAAACTCAAAAAGTAACAGTTACTTTAGAAACACCTTTAAAAGAAGACAAATTATCTCAAAGTGGCGTGCGTTTTCGCAAACCATCCCAAGATTTTCCCTTTTTTAGAGGTACGGTGAAGCTGAGTTATTTTGATGACCAAGGAAAGCAACAAACGCGCTATGTTCATCTCTGGCACAGAACAGGTCAAGTTTTAGACCCATTAGTACAGTTTGTCATGCCACCTGCTACTAGAAGGAATGTGCAGATAGACGTGATTTATCCGCCTGATTCTACACCCCCCCATGTGTTAACAGTACGAACATTATAAGTAAAATTCTTGATTAAGATGCACTCGATTCTGAACTACAGAGACGTTGCATACAAATAAATTTTTCAGCTAGGCGCGATCACTCTCGGTAAAATATTACAGGCGATGCCTAGGGCTGGCTGCGCCTACGCCTACTCTCATCATTACAGGCGATGTCTAGGTTCAATTTAATTAATTCTCGCCTGCAACCAAGCCTGCAAATCATCGACACTACTGAAATCTAGCAACGCTTCCCCCAACTCTTCTAGCATCGGTAATTGCAAACTTACTACCACAGAAAGCACATCTTGGGAAATTTCTCCCAATCGCTTCGTTAACTGTCGGCTAATCATGTTAGCCATTGCTTCTCGTCCTTCTTCTAGTCCTTCCTCTTTGATTTCTCGATAAACTCGTGTTTGTTTTAATGTAATGTCTAACATTGACTCCACCTCCCTTCGACTTAGTTGCTCAAACCGATAAGCGATAATCGTGGTAATTATTTCAATTATCGCATTGGTGACTGGTGCAGCAGTTTCTTGACGAGTTCTTGTCAATAAATACCGCGCTTGTGATGGGGCTTGTTCTGGGTCTAATGTAGTTAATACCATCACCGCTACCCACAAAGGTAAAGAACGGATATCTCCCAGCTCATCTAAATATATGCGATGTACTTGGTCGCCGTTGAGTAATGTACGATGGGGACGAGTATCACTTTGTTCAATACTACGGGAAGGATAGATAATTACGGCTTGCCAATCGCTAAATCGGTCACGGTTGCGGTAGAAATAAAGTGAAGATTCGGCAAATACCCTTTCATAAAGCTTTTCGTCTTT contains:
- a CDS encoding DUF3370 domain-containing protein, translating into MPTKLAPPLFIILLGLGLTTITGCSKGINSAVAQNSPKPEPQIIVQPGEVRPLPGKLDNIPVFNSNSPEWIKTEGILLSTFPTTNKKTPAAHLNFPFQGRFDVFAHHYTHTPKDLQTLYIGIIIQNPGKQPVTVDTLQAASYLMQDAPFVTLPPYRENNDGKVYSGPGARAVADVLRGVRQADFPSKIVIPPGQSRMLLNHPIPVRNLERPVNGRSSFMRLRSNGKVYAASLAMFAKKNADGSDRAPTLAEWQALLNNGNFAGPRDKTPTPPDATSGALIYGRVAGVSQGSQWKANLVDNPQATTLSIPQPGKGISYPLVTLRGGRLGTGQNQTAKLLVRYPDTAYEAHGNYGVEYNLSLPLKNNTNQTQKVTVTLETPLKEDKLSQSGVRFRKPSQDFPFFRGTVKLSYFDDQGKQQTRYVHLWHRTGQVLDPLVQFVMPPATRRNVQIDVIYPPDSTPPHVLTVRTL
- a CDS encoding Rpn family recombination-promoting nuclease/putative transposase, whose translation is MRRDSIFYKIFQQSPSLLFELLTNPPENADKYKFDSVAVKEPKFEIDGVFLPPENATLGTVYFCEVQFQKDEKLYERVFAESSLYFYRNRDRFSDWQAVIIYPSRSIEQSDTRPHRTLLNGDQVHRIYLDELGDIRSLPLWVAVMVLTTLDPEQAPSQARYLLTRTRQETAAPVTNAIIEIITTIIAYRFEQLSRREVESMLDITLKQTRVYREIKEEGLEEGREAMANMISRQLTKRLGEISQDVLSVVVSLQLPMLEELGEALLDFSSVDDLQAWLQARIN